The following proteins are co-located in the Apium graveolens cultivar Ventura chromosome 5, ASM990537v1, whole genome shotgun sequence genome:
- the LOC141725149 gene encoding serine hydroxymethyltransferase 3, chloroplastic-like produces the protein MLEKTANLFRPKLIIVGASAYPRDFDYPRMRKYLRGPRGGMIFLKKDPVLGFDLESAINNADFPGLQGGPHNHTIGGLAVCLKYAQTPEFKAYQNQEYELMW, from the exons ATGCTTGAGAAAACAGCTAACCTCTTTAGACCAAAGCTCATTATTGTCGGTGCTAGTGCTTATCCTCGAGATTTTGACTATCCTCGTATGAGGAAG TATTTGAGAGGCCCTAGAGGAGGcatgatttttttgaaaaaagaCCCTGTTCTTGGTTTTGATTTAGAATCTGCTATCAACAATGCTGATTTCCCAGGTTTACAG GGTGGTCCTCATAACCACACAATTGGGGGACTTGCAGTCTGCCTGAAGTATGCGCAGACCCCGGAATTCAAGGCTTACCAAAATCAG GAATATGAACTAATGTGGTGA